From Enterococcus mundtii, the proteins below share one genomic window:
- a CDS encoding LPXTG cell wall anchor domain-containing protein — protein MLENVRLDHAYSLMSNGFGIELYKKNGNVSFLSAEQALGDIEVTVKNGPHNLDEGQNVNNLELLSYLDVKNAKGTVAANWVEKPDTAKVGEQKGKVKVTDSITSRETVVEIPFNVKPGPLKMTAKSGNFEINQYDELPDAINYFDVPNPNGSYTVQWFSNTNTNVAGLQTWQAKATAEDGRTAEASVSINVKPHEGLKVQLKPIEERVMGNDYPSFASNFKDYIDSVTMQGEPVAIEDLEFVAEESSEPNFTYTGAQTVKLTVQTRHPNSGVMIKGSGETTINVLWGHTIFMRSASGGSAGAFSLKTDNSGSSTAKIVFGTGIPSTMNTAVGPLTSPFSLYYSFEVLRGATTVYSQDVSNRATLQQIMDQFGNTSSTIDVRYDDVIKIYHPERTPNSSVVMIDEKEEDYTYDSEYAYYKITPYGFDPFPVLDAESSQKSFVLGENTSMIEPASLLKNVTINGRTIDSKDYTVEALVDFDTHAIGARKMNLNVTTNDGLATKEFEVDYQVKWGSTFVLKGLDNATVGAFSLLKENDQWALHASPGVSGTDLSQPVNNHFGRDTYYGIEVIENITTKYQYNVLGNQSIREGIEGFNQGKPLNVKQGDVIKVYHAEPTGNSLLMQDELAKDFTMGSNDAYYEVTEHGLEPILAISTDTKPQEFSLGDDATGIDGTQLINQVTINGTELTPDLYTVKQLGNFDTTTVGQKELAIQFDTKDGVVSKVITVPYEVKWGRTIVMKSSTGGSAGVFSLQTTNTTRQLKIHQGFDSPLDERLGNDQDLYYSIEVLRGERVQYSQEVPGRVTLQDVINGFGTNGTQAVTVQLDDVIKIYHPQKSPGSSVLMVDELEEDFTYGSDYAYYKVTTYGFEAMPVMEVHTANKAFYLAQDVTTAADAELIDRVTINGKTVDPEEYTIERRSEIDTTTVGNKNVAMRVKMNDGLTSVQVELPYQVKWGSTFILKGEEKEGKKGIVGSFSLLDQNDQLAIYATKGEDETELNAPVNSAYGRNAYYRIDILADPKNKANSLFPDNIKYTYEVAGNQTVRQAIEGFNNGQSLPVEEGDIFRVYHAETDNQNLLMWDDIVKNYTAGLNYAYYEVKNGEFEPITMIHADVASQELVLGEDTSEVDVTTLIDNVAFNGQSLNTELYKVEQTGAFDTHTTGEKTVTVKVSTADGVSSTDIEVPYEVKWGSTIHLKNRKGETVGSFGLLKNSKQIEIQSVQGTDQTVLKNRVNEYDDTEVYYGIEILNERKQSKYQYEVRGTQTIEQAISRFNTGKSLAVTPGDIVKVYHVDTSNNLLMAEENERNYTYGSNYAYYKVTDYGFEPTGELTVEPAQPSFAQGTERVDLKSLVKEVKVNGRVIPKNVYTVSLDGSSEIDTETMGSRFVSLDVKVDRSYGSLSTRTESSYEIVEPGQETTPGEEDASAEDGTGTSNDPNADGISAETGLGEGSAAEGDESKLPQTNQTINRVLPYIGACFVLVVGFVLWKRKMSKKSFDKQ, from the coding sequence TTGCTTGAAAATGTTAGGTTAGATCATGCCTATTCTCTAATGAGCAATGGCTTTGGAATAGAGCTATACAAGAAAAACGGTAATGTGTCGTTTTTATCCGCTGAACAAGCTTTAGGGGACATTGAAGTAACCGTTAAAAATGGTCCACACAATTTGGATGAAGGCCAGAACGTGAATAATCTTGAGTTGCTTAGTTACCTCGATGTGAAGAATGCGAAAGGAACAGTTGCTGCAAACTGGGTAGAAAAACCTGATACAGCAAAGGTCGGCGAACAAAAGGGAAAAGTAAAAGTCACGGATTCAATTACTTCTAGAGAAACAGTGGTTGAAATCCCCTTTAATGTGAAACCTGGTCCGCTAAAAATGACTGCTAAATCTGGTAACTTTGAAATCAATCAATATGATGAGTTACCAGATGCGATCAATTATTTTGATGTACCTAATCCAAATGGTTCCTATACAGTACAATGGTTTAGCAATACGAATACCAATGTTGCAGGCCTACAAACTTGGCAGGCAAAAGCAACCGCAGAAGATGGACGTACCGCTGAAGCTTCTGTATCGATCAATGTAAAACCTCATGAGGGATTAAAGGTCCAATTAAAACCCATTGAAGAGCGAGTGATGGGCAATGATTATCCATCATTTGCTTCTAATTTTAAGGATTATATCGATTCAGTCACTATGCAAGGAGAACCTGTAGCTATTGAAGACTTGGAATTTGTTGCTGAGGAATCGAGTGAGCCTAATTTCACATACACTGGAGCTCAAACCGTTAAGCTGACTGTTCAAACAAGACACCCGAATAGTGGCGTGATGATCAAAGGTTCAGGAGAAACAACTATCAATGTGCTTTGGGGTCATACGATTTTCATGAGGTCTGCAAGCGGTGGCTCAGCTGGTGCATTTTCTTTAAAAACAGATAATTCAGGAAGCTCTACTGCAAAAATCGTCTTCGGTACCGGTATTCCTTCTACGATGAATACAGCTGTTGGACCACTGACGTCACCATTTTCTTTGTACTACTCATTTGAAGTTTTACGAGGAGCAACCACTGTTTATAGTCAAGATGTGTCAAATCGTGCCACATTACAACAAATCATGGATCAATTTGGAAACACCTCATCAACGATCGATGTCCGTTACGATGATGTCATTAAGATCTATCATCCAGAACGAACGCCGAATAGTTCAGTCGTGATGATCGATGAAAAAGAAGAGGATTATACCTATGATTCTGAGTATGCATACTATAAGATCACACCGTATGGATTTGATCCGTTTCCGGTATTAGATGCAGAATCTTCGCAAAAAAGCTTTGTACTTGGAGAAAATACCTCTATGATTGAACCAGCCTCTTTATTGAAAAATGTAACCATCAATGGTCGTACAATCGATAGTAAGGATTATACCGTAGAAGCTCTTGTTGATTTTGATACTCATGCGATTGGTGCGAGAAAAATGAATCTAAATGTCACAACGAATGATGGTCTAGCAACGAAAGAATTCGAAGTCGATTATCAAGTCAAATGGGGAAGCACATTTGTATTGAAAGGCTTGGATAATGCAACCGTTGGAGCATTTAGTCTACTGAAAGAAAACGATCAATGGGCATTGCATGCTAGTCCAGGTGTAAGTGGGACGGACTTGAGTCAACCGGTCAATAATCATTTTGGACGAGACACCTACTATGGCATTGAAGTGATCGAAAATATTACCACCAAGTATCAATATAACGTACTAGGGAATCAATCGATTAGAGAAGGAATCGAAGGGTTCAATCAAGGAAAACCTTTGAATGTCAAACAAGGCGACGTCATCAAAGTGTATCATGCAGAACCAACAGGTAATAGTTTATTGATGCAAGATGAATTAGCAAAAGACTTTACGATGGGTTCAAATGATGCCTATTACGAAGTCACAGAACATGGGTTAGAACCGATCCTCGCGATTTCTACGGATACCAAACCACAAGAATTTAGCTTAGGTGATGATGCCACGGGGATTGATGGAACGCAACTGATCAATCAGGTAACGATCAACGGTACCGAGCTAACACCGGATCTATATACAGTGAAACAATTAGGAAACTTCGATACAACCACAGTCGGTCAAAAAGAACTTGCTATCCAATTTGACACGAAAGATGGGGTAGTATCAAAAGTCATCACAGTGCCTTATGAAGTGAAATGGGGCAGAACGATTGTGATGAAATCTAGCACTGGTGGTTCAGCAGGTGTTTTCTCACTGCAAACTACTAATACGACCAGACAATTGAAAATCCATCAAGGGTTTGACTCGCCATTAGATGAGCGCTTAGGAAACGATCAAGACCTCTATTATTCAATTGAAGTCTTACGTGGCGAAAGAGTCCAGTATAGTCAAGAAGTCCCAGGTCGTGTCACGCTACAAGACGTCATCAACGGTTTTGGAACTAATGGTACTCAAGCTGTCACTGTCCAGTTAGATGATGTGATCAAAATTTATCACCCGCAAAAATCTCCTGGTAGCTCGGTACTGATGGTCGATGAACTAGAAGAGGACTTCACGTATGGTTCAGATTATGCGTATTACAAAGTAACGACTTATGGTTTTGAAGCAATGCCAGTCATGGAAGTCCATACAGCTAATAAAGCATTTTATCTCGCGCAAGATGTGACTACTGCAGCTGATGCTGAATTAATTGATCGTGTGACGATCAACGGCAAAACAGTTGATCCAGAGGAATACACAATCGAAAGACGTTCAGAAATCGATACGACGACGGTAGGAAATAAAAACGTCGCTATGCGTGTGAAAATGAACGATGGTTTAACTAGTGTACAAGTTGAACTTCCTTATCAAGTCAAATGGGGAAGTACATTTATTCTGAAAGGTGAAGAAAAAGAAGGGAAAAAAGGTATCGTCGGTTCTTTTAGTCTGCTTGATCAAAATGACCAGTTGGCTATCTATGCCACAAAAGGTGAAGATGAAACAGAACTTAATGCGCCAGTCAATTCTGCTTATGGTCGTAATGCCTATTATCGAATCGATATCCTAGCAGATCCTAAAAATAAAGCCAATAGTTTATTTCCCGATAACATCAAATATACTTATGAAGTGGCAGGTAATCAAACGGTTCGTCAAGCAATCGAAGGGTTCAATAATGGGCAATCATTACCTGTGGAAGAAGGAGACATTTTCCGTGTCTACCATGCAGAAACAGATAACCAGAACTTACTGATGTGGGATGATATCGTCAAAAACTATACAGCTGGGTTGAATTACGCTTATTATGAAGTCAAGAATGGAGAGTTTGAGCCAATTACGATGATCCACGCAGATGTTGCTAGTCAGGAACTTGTCTTAGGTGAAGATACCAGTGAAGTAGACGTGACAACGTTGATTGACAATGTTGCATTTAACGGACAGAGTTTGAACACAGAGCTTTATAAAGTAGAACAAACGGGAGCGTTTGATACGCATACGACAGGAGAAAAAACAGTAACGGTAAAAGTATCAACGGCAGATGGTGTTTCTTCGACTGACATCGAAGTGCCATATGAAGTGAAATGGGGCAGCACGATCCATTTAAAAAATCGTAAAGGTGAAACGGTTGGATCATTTGGACTACTTAAAAACAGCAAACAAATCGAGATCCAATCTGTCCAAGGAACCGATCAAACAGTGTTGAAGAATCGAGTGAATGAATACGATGACACCGAAGTATATTATGGAATCGAAATTCTCAACGAACGTAAGCAAAGCAAATATCAATACGAGGTTCGTGGTACACAAACGATCGAGCAAGCAATTTCACGTTTTAATACTGGTAAATCACTGGCGGTGACCCCAGGTGATATCGTGAAGGTTTATCACGTAGATACTAGTAACAATTTATTGATGGCAGAAGAGAACGAACGAAACTACACCTATGGCAGTAATTACGCTTATTATAAGGTAACAGATTATGGTTTTGAGCCTACAGGTGAGTTAACAGTTGAACCTGCTCAGCCTTCTTTTGCACAAGGCACTGAAAGAGTTGACCTGAAATCGTTAGTAAAAGAAGTTAAAGTCAATGGACGTGTAATACCTAAAAATGTCTATACTGTTTCTTTAGATGGGTCATCTGAAATCGATACAGAAACTATGGGAAGTCGCTTTGTTTCTCTCGATGTCAAAGTGGACCGTAGTTATGGGAGTTTATCTACTCGTACAGAATCTTCCTATGAAATCGTTGAACCTGGCCAAGAAACAACGCCAGGAGAAGAGGACGCTAGTGCAGAAGATGGTACTGGCACATCCAACGACCCAAATGCAGATGGAATTTCAGCAGAGACTGGTTTAGGTGAGGGTTCCGCAGCAGAAGGTGATGAGAGCAAATTGCCACAAACCAATCAAACCATCAATCGAGTACTGCCATATATTGGTGCATGTTTCGTACTAGTAGTAGGATTTGTTTTATGGAAACGAAAAATGTCTAAAAAATCGTTTGATAAACAGTAA
- the recQ gene encoding DNA helicase RecQ — MEQLLKKYFGYELFRPGQKEIIEKIMAQEDVLGIMPTGSGKSICYQLPALALEGLTIVVSPLISLMKDQVDAANQLGIAATFINSSLEGYEVAQRFRSLDEGKYQLLYVAPERFIMPDFIQAMNRWSVRLIAIDEAHCISQWGHDFRPSYLQMANILEGIPQRPPIVALTATATVPVATDIKRLLKIPEKNHIQTGFARENLRLQVIKDQKKEQYLVEYLKVNQNQSGIIYAATRKEVDRLYQLLAKFGFSVGRYHGGISERERTEMQEAFLYDRIQLLVATNAFGMGINKSNIRFVIHYQIPGSLEAYYQEAGRAGRDGLPSEAILLFAPQDVQVQKFFVQQSQREEAQKHKEYDKIRAMTEYVHIESCLQQYILSYFGEASEPCQRCGNCLDDRELVDVTTETQMVLSCLKRMGENYGKQLLMKVLAGSKDQKIKQFQFDRLSTYGLLRNLSQKNILQLIDYLISSGYLLAASGEYPVLKVSDLGVQVLMGKVTVHKKEPKKVQQLSHDETDGLFEVLRQLRTDLAADAGVPPYVVFSDATLKEMSRNRPKDRLALLQIKGVGQSKLDKYGEMFLQSIQNFQESATQSDSEKT, encoded by the coding sequence GTGGAGCAGTTATTAAAAAAATATTTTGGATATGAGCTTTTCCGCCCAGGCCAAAAAGAAATCATTGAAAAAATCATGGCTCAAGAAGATGTCTTGGGTATCATGCCGACTGGAAGCGGAAAATCAATATGTTATCAGCTACCTGCGCTAGCCTTGGAAGGGTTGACGATCGTCGTTTCTCCCTTGATCTCTTTGATGAAAGATCAAGTGGATGCTGCGAATCAACTGGGGATTGCTGCTACGTTTATCAATAGTTCATTAGAAGGATATGAAGTGGCACAACGTTTTCGTTCATTAGATGAGGGAAAGTATCAATTGTTATATGTTGCACCAGAACGTTTTATCATGCCTGATTTTATCCAAGCGATGAATCGTTGGTCCGTTCGCTTGATTGCCATTGATGAAGCCCACTGTATCTCGCAATGGGGGCATGATTTTAGACCCAGTTATTTGCAGATGGCGAATATTTTAGAAGGTATTCCTCAGCGTCCGCCCATCGTGGCCTTGACAGCAACTGCTACTGTCCCTGTAGCAACAGATATCAAAAGACTTTTAAAAATCCCTGAAAAGAACCATATTCAAACTGGATTTGCACGAGAAAATCTAAGGTTGCAGGTTATCAAAGATCAAAAAAAAGAACAATATTTGGTCGAGTATTTAAAAGTGAATCAAAATCAATCAGGCATCATTTATGCCGCGACTAGAAAAGAAGTGGATCGACTATATCAGTTGTTGGCGAAATTTGGTTTTTCCGTTGGCAGATACCACGGCGGTATTTCAGAAAGGGAACGGACGGAAATGCAAGAAGCTTTCCTCTATGATCGTATCCAACTATTAGTAGCAACCAACGCTTTTGGAATGGGAATCAATAAAAGTAATATTCGGTTTGTCATTCACTACCAAATACCAGGTTCATTAGAAGCATATTATCAGGAAGCTGGTCGTGCCGGAAGAGATGGCTTACCTAGTGAAGCCATTTTGCTATTTGCGCCACAAGATGTGCAAGTCCAAAAGTTTTTTGTTCAACAATCGCAACGTGAGGAAGCACAAAAACATAAGGAATACGACAAGATCCGAGCCATGACTGAATACGTCCATATCGAATCCTGTCTGCAACAATATATTCTTTCTTACTTTGGAGAAGCAAGCGAGCCTTGTCAGCGTTGTGGCAACTGTCTTGATGATCGTGAACTGGTCGATGTGACCACAGAAACGCAAATGGTTTTGTCTTGTTTGAAACGAATGGGTGAAAACTACGGAAAACAATTACTAATGAAAGTCCTTGCCGGATCAAAAGATCAGAAAATCAAACAGTTTCAGTTTGATCGATTGTCTACGTATGGTCTACTAAGGAATCTGTCACAAAAAAATATATTGCAGTTGATCGACTATCTGATTTCAAGTGGCTACTTACTTGCGGCTAGTGGTGAATACCCTGTTTTGAAAGTCAGCGATCTTGGGGTGCAAGTGCTTATGGGAAAAGTAACTGTACACAAAAAGGAACCCAAAAAAGTGCAACAATTGTCGCATGATGAAACAGATGGTCTATTTGAAGTATTACGCCAGTTACGGACCGATTTAGCTGCTGACGCGGGCGTTCCACCATACGTTGTTTTTTCAGATGCAACACTCAAAGAAATGAGTCGTAATCGTCCAAAAGACCGATTGGCACTTCTCCAAATCAAAGGGGTAGGACAAAGCAAGCTCGATAAGTATGGTGAAATGTTCTTGCAATCAATCCAAAATTTCCAAGAAAGCGCTACGCAAAGTGATAGTGAAAAAACATAA
- a CDS encoding YlaN family protein, with protein sequence MDSLSKETALNVLIDEADRIKRLIQNQTNSLCISQCKAFEEVVDTQMYGFSQQVSFAIRVGIIEKKEGQLMLSELERQLNHLYNEVYRENYDKKESGKGE encoded by the coding sequence ATGGATTCTCTTTCAAAAGAGACGGCACTTAATGTGTTGATTGATGAGGCAGATCGCATCAAGCGTTTGATCCAAAATCAAACAAACAGTCTTTGTATCTCACAATGTAAAGCCTTTGAAGAGGTAGTCGATACACAAATGTATGGATTTTCTCAACAAGTGAGTTTTGCAATACGTGTAGGGATCATTGAAAAAAAAGAAGGGCAACTGATGCTCAGTGAGTTAGAACGTCAATTGAATCACTTATACAATGAAGTTTACCGAGAAAATTATGATAAAAAAGAAAGTGGCAAGGGGGAATAA
- a CDS encoding FtsW/RodA/SpoVE family cell cycle protein, with the protein MPNKVKKRHLLDYSILIPYLILCIIGLIMVYSSTSYLLLANGSNPASSVINQSIFWVLSLIVIALLYKMKIGVLKNQRLIMAAIAVLTILLLIVLFFGEERNGAKGWLEIAGFSIQPAEYLKIIAIWYLSFTLSQRQMSVQKNFIATVKRPLLLVLALTVLVASLPDFGNATVIFLIIIVLLLASGVNYFYTLIVGVGGIIFSVITIWLINVTQGKLFPGRLQYIYHRFEIFQNPFSDELNNGHQMVNGYYAMFNGGLFGRGLGNSIQKKGFLQEAQTDFIYAIVVEELGVIMGILILALLMFMIARIILVGIRSKDPFNSLLCIGIGSMFLIQVFVNLGGITGIIPLTGITFPFLSQGGSSLLMLSICVGFVLNISADEKRKSLGIY; encoded by the coding sequence TTGCCGAATAAAGTAAAAAAAAGGCATCTGTTGGATTACAGTATTTTAATTCCATATTTGATTTTATGTATCATCGGATTGATCATGGTTTACAGTTCTACGTCCTACTTGTTATTAGCAAATGGGAGCAATCCAGCGTCATCGGTCATCAATCAGAGTATTTTTTGGGTGCTTAGCTTGATCGTTATTGCACTCCTATACAAAATGAAAATCGGTGTATTGAAAAATCAGCGATTGATCATGGCGGCTATCGCAGTCTTGACGATTTTATTATTGATCGTCTTATTTTTTGGGGAAGAACGAAATGGGGCAAAAGGTTGGCTTGAGATTGCCGGATTTTCTATCCAGCCCGCCGAATACCTAAAAATCATTGCCATCTGGTATCTTTCCTTTACTTTGTCACAGAGACAAATGAGTGTGCAAAAAAACTTCATTGCAACGGTCAAACGACCTTTATTGTTAGTTCTTGCCTTGACTGTGTTAGTGGCAAGTCTACCCGATTTTGGGAATGCAACGGTTATTTTTTTGATCATCATCGTGTTACTCTTAGCTAGCGGCGTCAATTATTTTTACACCTTGATCGTTGGTGTCGGAGGAATCATTTTTAGTGTGATAACAATTTGGTTGATCAACGTGACCCAAGGGAAACTTTTCCCAGGTCGCTTACAATATATCTATCATCGTTTTGAGATTTTTCAAAACCCTTTTTCTGATGAATTGAATAACGGACACCAAATGGTGAATGGTTATTATGCGATGTTCAACGGTGGTCTATTCGGTCGCGGATTAGGGAATAGTATCCAGAAAAAAGGATTTCTACAAGAAGCGCAAACCGACTTTATCTATGCCATCGTAGTAGAAGAATTAGGCGTGATCATGGGTATTTTGATCTTAGCTTTATTGATGTTCATGATCGCCCGTATCATCTTAGTGGGGATCCGCTCAAAAGATCCATTCAATTCTTTGCTATGTATCGGAATCGGTTCGATGTTTCTGATCCAAGTATTTGTCAACCTTGGCGGGATCACTGGGATCATCCCACTGACAGGGATCACATTCCCATTCTTGAGTCAAGGTGGTTCGAGTTTACTGATGCTTTCGATCTGCGTAGGTTTCGTCCTGAATATCAGCGCAGATGAGAAACGTAAGAGTTTAGGTATTTACTAA